From Pedobacter indicus, a single genomic window includes:
- a CDS encoding isocitrate lyase/PEP mutase family protein: MNFKELHKHPEPLLIGNVWDVTSTKKFEELNYQAVGTSSAAVASMLGYEDNGSMPFRELLWIVKRIAQATSLYLSVDIENGYANTPQKLVDNIQNLIDLGVNGINIEDSIVKEKRELIAPEQFVEKLQNISRYLSRTKQSLFVNARTDAFLLGRENALNETKQRISLYEKNGADGIFIPGITAEKDIAAIVQHTHLPVNVMCMPELPPFQTLKKLGVKRISMGNFLHQNIYDKLGENIQAILTVKSFNPIFDYASK, from the coding sequence ATGAATTTCAAAGAATTACATAAGCATCCCGAGCCGTTACTGATTGGAAACGTCTGGGACGTAACTAGCACTAAAAAGTTCGAAGAGCTAAATTATCAGGCGGTAGGCACATCGAGTGCAGCAGTAGCGAGCATGCTCGGCTATGAAGACAACGGTTCAATGCCATTCAGGGAACTGCTCTGGATCGTCAAACGCATTGCACAGGCAACTAGTTTATACCTCTCGGTTGACATAGAAAATGGATACGCGAATACACCTCAGAAACTTGTCGATAATATCCAGAATCTAATCGACTTAGGGGTGAATGGAATCAATATCGAAGATTCCATTGTAAAAGAAAAACGGGAACTAATAGCCCCAGAACAATTCGTCGAAAAACTTCAAAATATCTCTCGATATCTTTCAAGAACTAAACAATCGTTGTTTGTTAATGCTCGTACAGATGCCTTTCTCCTCGGTCGGGAAAACGCACTTAATGAAACTAAACAGAGAATTTCACTTTACGAAAAGAACGGCGCTGACGGTATTTTTATTCCAGGCATAACTGCAGAAAAAGACATAGCAGCCATCGTTCAGCACACACATTTACCTGTTAATGTAATGTGCATGCCCGAGCTACCACCTTTTCAGACTTTAAAAAAACTCGGTGTTAAACGAATTAGTATGGGTAATTTTCTCCATCAAAATATCTACGATAAACTTGGAGAAAATATCCAAGCTATTTTAACAGTCAAATCATTTAACCCTATCTTTGATTATGCGAGTAAATAA
- a CDS encoding AraC family transcriptional regulator — protein sequence MAEHYKLLFHQEPFSITDATDNSPPWSGYPMKTAQSSSLYKFDNTEMLRQKLYMDRFHIELFELQTKKAFEFRYRTTRNRLFLFFMLDGEIRFFTNRSESVTKVKKDNFYLAYNQPATYGVRFPKKGTTAVLVISINLEWAQAAIQSHPNLRRVFQDFRPSGKHLNIMPHCRMETRVKVWLRYLQDAANTNMKALKSILEGHISLALTYYEEFLSTHNKRDIYRLKEYLDLNYHDPELSVEKLTTLFPFTERSLYNAFIHQFQTTAVGYYTRLRMEKARQLIEEAGLPQSEVWQLVGYNDQGTFRQAYRNFKKRNFS from the coding sequence ATGGCAGAGCATTATAAACTATTATTTCACCAAGAACCTTTCAGCATAACAGATGCTACGGATAATTCTCCGCCCTGGAGCGGGTATCCAATGAAAACCGCACAATCATCTTCATTGTACAAATTTGACAATACGGAAATGTTAAGACAAAAGCTCTACATGGATCGATTTCATATCGAACTGTTCGAGCTCCAAACGAAAAAAGCATTTGAATTTCGCTACCGAACAACCCGAAACAGGTTATTTCTCTTCTTTATGCTCGATGGTGAAATCAGGTTCTTCACTAATAGATCTGAATCTGTCACCAAAGTAAAGAAAGACAACTTTTACCTTGCCTACAATCAACCTGCAACATATGGGGTACGCTTCCCCAAAAAAGGAACGACAGCCGTACTGGTCATATCTATAAACCTTGAATGGGCACAGGCAGCCATCCAGAGCCATCCAAACTTACGAAGGGTATTCCAAGACTTCAGACCGTCAGGCAAACATCTCAATATAATGCCCCATTGCCGCATGGAAACAAGGGTGAAGGTGTGGCTTCGTTATCTACAAGATGCTGCCAACACAAACATGAAAGCGTTGAAATCAATACTTGAAGGTCACATCAGTTTGGCTCTCACTTACTATGAAGAGTTCTTGAGCACCCACAACAAGCGAGACATCTACCGCTTGAAGGAATATCTAGATCTAAATTATCATGATCCAGAGCTATCGGTAGAAAAATTAACAACCTTGTTCCCGTTCACAGAACGATCTCTTTACAACGCTTTTATACACCAGTTCCAGACAACTGCAGTTGGCTACTACACCCGTCTCCGCATGGAGAAAGCAAGGCAGCTCATTGAGGAAGCTGGGCTTCCTCAATCCGAAGTATGGCAGCTGGTAGGATATAACGATCAAGGGACATTCAGACAGGCATACCGAAACTTCAAAAAGCGCAATTTTTCCTAG
- a CDS encoding bifunctional transcriptional activator/DNA repair enzyme AdaA yields MRVNNPKEINRLYQALLRKDEQFIGTFFVGVKTTGVFCISTCRARKPKKENVEFFTEMKDALRNGFRPCKICKPTEQANQPPEDILRALQLIKENPEIKLADWQLKKEGLQPEKIRRWFNKNYGITFQTYQRMIRINSAFQELKKNKKVTDSAFESGYESLSGFGYTFKKLLGASPNDIENKNIILISRINTPLGPMFICATEKGICLLEFTDRRMLESEFADLQKRLQATILAGENKHIIQLKTELEEYFKGERKNFSVTLDTPGTKFQQSVWKILREIPYGKTRSYQEQAEQLQNPKAIRAVATANGMNRISIVIPCHRVIGKDGSLTGYGGGLDRKRWLLEHERKHRPVL; encoded by the coding sequence ATGCGAGTAAATAACCCAAAAGAAATCAACCGGTTATACCAAGCACTTCTAAGAAAAGATGAGCAGTTTATCGGTACATTTTTCGTTGGTGTAAAGACCACCGGTGTCTTTTGTATTTCAACCTGCAGGGCTCGAAAACCTAAAAAAGAAAATGTCGAATTCTTTACGGAAATGAAAGATGCATTAAGAAATGGATTCCGACCTTGCAAGATTTGCAAACCCACCGAACAAGCCAATCAGCCGCCTGAAGATATTCTCCGTGCATTGCAATTGATTAAAGAAAATCCGGAGATAAAACTAGCCGATTGGCAACTGAAAAAAGAAGGTTTGCAGCCTGAGAAGATCAGACGCTGGTTCAACAAAAACTATGGAATTACTTTTCAGACTTATCAACGCATGATTCGGATAAATTCTGCGTTTCAGGAGTTAAAGAAAAACAAAAAGGTCACAGACTCAGCTTTCGAATCTGGTTACGAATCACTGAGTGGCTTCGGTTATACTTTTAAAAAACTTTTAGGAGCTTCTCCAAACGATATCGAGAATAAAAACATCATCCTTATCAGTCGGATCAATACACCTCTCGGACCAATGTTTATTTGTGCCACAGAGAAAGGGATTTGTTTATTGGAATTTACTGATAGAAGAATGTTAGAGAGCGAATTTGCAGATTTGCAGAAACGGCTACAAGCAACGATACTTGCGGGAGAAAACAAACACATCATTCAGTTAAAAACGGAACTCGAGGAATATTTTAAAGGCGAACGAAAAAATTTTAGTGTCACACTCGACACTCCAGGCACCAAATTTCAACAATCCGTCTGGAAGATACTTCGAGAAATCCCTTATGGCAAAACCCGTTCTTATCAGGAACAAGCAGAACAATTGCAAAATCCGAAAGCTATCAGAGCAGTAGCTACCGCCAATGGAATGAATCGTATCTCAATTGTTATACCCTGTCATCGGGTAATCGGAAAAGATGGAAGTTTGACCGGCTATGGTGGCGGACTCGATCGTAAACGCTGGTTACTTGAGCACGAACGTAAACACCGGCCAGTCCTTTAG